In a genomic window of Actinomycetes bacterium:
- a CDS encoding septum formation initiator family protein, translated as MSIDMDGRPESGADFAPDTGLAGLDERSQPASGRTLILVLALLAVAAMLVMPVRSWISQRAGLAELSAQNAATEQRIAELTAQEQQWQDEEFVTDQARKRLNLVKPGEMGLILLDPDFQRDEAQPESQEPTTWYGKLWRSTENPVRLGAVEESGADGGQQ; from the coding sequence GTGAGCATTGATATGGACGGTCGTCCGGAATCGGGGGCAGACTTTGCGCCCGATACTGGTCTAGCCGGCCTCGATGAACGCTCACAGCCTGCTTCTGGCCGAACGCTGATTCTGGTCCTGGCGCTGCTGGCGGTAGCGGCGATGTTGGTCATGCCAGTGCGTTCCTGGATCTCGCAGCGGGCGGGACTCGCCGAGCTGTCTGCCCAGAACGCAGCTACCGAGCAACGGATTGCCGAACTCACCGCACAAGAGCAGCAGTGGCAGGACGAGGAGTTCGTCACGGACCAGGCTAGGAAGCGGCTCAACCTAGTGAAGCCGGGAGAAATGGGACTGATCCTGTTGGACCCGGATTTCCAGCGAGACGAGGCGCAACCGGAATCGCAGGAACCCACGACTTGGTATGGCAAGTTGTGGCGTTCTACAGAGAACCCGGTTCGGCTGGGCGCCGTTGAAGAGTCGGGCGCCGATGGCGGACAGCAGTAG
- a CDS encoding DUF501 domain-containing protein, with the protein MADSSSGEPATVADLAVIAEQLGRSPRGVVEIAHRCPCGAPDVVMTEPRLPDGTPFPTLYYLTCPRAASAIGTLEADGVMAEMQQRVAEDPELAQQYAAAHRDYLQRRAALGDVPEIAGISAGGMPDRVKCLHVLAAHSLAAGPGVNPLGDEVLAAIAGWWQRRDCLTKEEV; encoded by the coding sequence ATGGCGGACAGCAGTAGCGGTGAACCGGCGACGGTAGCGGACCTCGCCGTCATCGCAGAGCAACTTGGCCGCAGCCCCCGTGGTGTCGTGGAAATCGCGCACCGCTGCCCTTGCGGAGCGCCTGATGTGGTGATGACGGAGCCGCGACTACCTGATGGCACCCCTTTCCCTACGTTGTATTACTTGACCTGTCCGCGGGCGGCTTCGGCGATCGGGACGCTGGAAGCAGACGGGGTAATGGCCGAGATGCAGCAGCGTGTCGCTGAGGATCCGGAGTTGGCTCAGCAGTATGCCGCCGCTCATCGTGACTATCTGCAGCGGCGGGCTGCGCTAGGGGACGTCCCGGAAATTGCTGGCATCTCAGCGGGGGGTATGCCCGATCGGGTCAAGTGTCTGCACGTGCTCGCTGCCCATTCGTTGGCCGCCGGGCCCGGGGTGAACCCGCTCGGTGACGAAGTGCTGGCAGCGATTGCCGGCTGGTGGCAGCGACGCGACTGCCTTACGAAGGAGGAGGTATGA